In Streptomyces sp. NBC_00306, a single genomic region encodes these proteins:
- a CDS encoding succinate dehydrogenase/fumarate reductase iron-sulfur subunit, protein MKLNLRVWRQHSADAPGAMATYEVDGISPDMSFLEMLDTLNEELILRGEDPVAFDHDCREGICGACSLVINGDAHGPERTTTCQLHMRSFRDGDTIDVEPWRASAFPVVKDLVVDRSAFDRIIQAGGYITAPTGAAPEAHATPVPKPDADFAFEHAECIGCGACVAACPNGSAMLFTSAKINHLNVLPQGAPERETRVLDMVATMDEEGFGGCTLTGECATACPKGIPLPSIAAMNKEWLRANRKVRR, encoded by the coding sequence ATGAAGCTCAACCTGCGCGTGTGGCGTCAGCACAGCGCCGACGCACCCGGCGCCATGGCCACCTACGAGGTCGACGGCATCTCCCCGGACATGTCGTTCCTGGAGATGCTCGACACCCTCAACGAAGAGCTCATCCTGCGCGGTGAGGACCCGGTCGCCTTCGACCACGACTGCCGCGAGGGCATCTGCGGTGCCTGTTCCCTGGTCATCAACGGCGACGCCCACGGGCCGGAACGCACCACCACCTGCCAGCTCCACATGCGCTCGTTCCGGGACGGCGACACCATCGACGTCGAGCCGTGGCGCGCCTCCGCCTTCCCCGTCGTCAAGGACCTGGTGGTGGACCGCTCGGCCTTCGACCGGATCATCCAGGCCGGCGGGTACATCACCGCGCCCACCGGAGCCGCACCCGAGGCGCATGCCACGCCGGTGCCCAAGCCGGACGCCGACTTCGCCTTCGAGCACGCCGAGTGCATCGGGTGCGGCGCCTGCGTCGCGGCCTGCCCGAACGGCTCGGCGATGCTCTTCACCTCCGCGAAGATCAACCACCTCAATGTGCTGCCGCAGGGCGCACCCGAGCGCGAGACCCGGGTGCTGGACATGGTGGCGACGATGGACGAGGAGGGTTTCGGAGGCTGCACCCTCACGGGGGAGTGCGCGACCGCCTGCCCCAAGGGCATTCCGCTGCCGTCCATCGCCGCCATGAACAAGGAGTGGCTGCGCGCGAACCGCAAGGTCCGGCGCTAG
- a CDS encoding MBL fold metallo-hydrolase, giving the protein MSDRETGSRREVVRRTLLRGAALGAAAPLLSATGAGATGPGGASAPRAASTPRAGTAVLRWLGTSGWRIGIGARTVLFDPYITRFTTGLFGPKGGFDAKTKLTTDHALVDRHAGRPEVVLVSHTHWDHINDVPHIAKSTGARVIGTETTYHVLRALGVDAAQISVVKGGEVLAFDGYSVEVVSSRHSRNASYSYFAPGTLNAPPHRAPRTISDLPEGDTLAFQVTVDGGPSLFLMGASDLDERSAQGLRPDVLMAATPASPSTYRYLPRLLEALDHPATVVPVHWDNFEKPLASPPQRDPSIDLDAFVAEVRRLSPAARVVVPDYGTDFGGDMRALPPTG; this is encoded by the coding sequence ATGAGTGACCGAGAGACCGGCTCACGGCGTGAGGTCGTCCGGCGCACGCTGCTGCGGGGCGCGGCCCTGGGTGCGGCCGCACCGCTGCTCTCCGCCACCGGCGCCGGGGCGACGGGACCGGGCGGAGCGTCGGCGCCCCGTGCCGCCTCCACCCCGCGGGCGGGCACGGCCGTGCTGCGGTGGCTGGGCACCTCCGGCTGGCGTATCGGCATCGGAGCCCGGACCGTGCTGTTCGACCCGTACATCACCCGCTTCACCACGGGGCTGTTCGGCCCGAAGGGCGGTTTCGACGCGAAGACGAAACTGACGACGGACCACGCGCTCGTCGACCGGCACGCCGGGCGGCCGGAGGTGGTGCTGGTCAGCCACACGCACTGGGACCACATCAACGACGTCCCCCATATCGCGAAGTCCACGGGCGCTCGGGTCATCGGCACCGAGACGACGTACCACGTGCTGCGGGCGCTCGGTGTCGACGCGGCGCAGATCAGCGTGGTCAAGGGGGGTGAGGTGCTGGCCTTCGACGGCTACAGCGTCGAGGTCGTGTCCAGCCGGCACAGCCGCAACGCCTCCTACTCCTACTTCGCCCCCGGCACCCTCAACGCCCCGCCCCACCGCGCACCGCGGACGATCTCCGACCTGCCGGAGGGCGACACCCTCGCCTTCCAGGTGACGGTGGACGGCGGCCCCTCGCTCTTCCTCATGGGGGCGAGCGACCTCGACGAGCGGTCGGCACAGGGCCTGCGGCCGGACGTCCTGATGGCCGCGACGCCCGCGTCCCCGTCCACGTACCGCTATCTGCCCCGGCTGCTGGAGGCACTCGACCACCCGGCGACGGTCGTGCCCGTGCACTGGGACAACTTCGAGAAGCCGCTCGCCTCTCCGCCCCAGCGCGACCCGTCCATCGATCTGGACGCGTTCGTCGCCGAGGTCCGGCGGCTCAGTCCCGCGGCGAGGGTGGTCGTCCCCGACTACGGGACGGACTTCGGAGGGGACATGCGGGCCCTGCCGCCCACGGGCTGA
- a CDS encoding fumarate reductase/succinate dehydrogenase flavoprotein subunit: MNSIDYAAFTTGDPIADTKAPEGPIAERWDRRRFEARLVNPANRRKHTVIVVGTGLAGGAAGATLAEQGYHVEQFCYQDSPRRAHSIAAQGGINAAKNYRNDGDSIHRLFYDTVKGGDFRARESNVHRLAQISVEIIDQCVAQGVPFAREYGGLLDTRSFGGVQVSRTFYARGQTGQQLLLGAYQALSRQIAAGTVNLHARTEMLDLIVIDGRARGIVARDLITGEITSHFADAVVLATGGYGNVFYLSTNAMNSNATAVWRAHRRGALFANPCFTQIHPTCIPRTGDHQSKLTLMSESLRNDGRIWVPKARGDQRPANEIPEDERDYYLERIYPAFGNLVPRDIASRAAKNVCDEGRGVGPGGQGVYLDFADAIGRMGRAKVEEKYGNLFEMYERITAENPYEVPMRIYPAVHYTMGGLWVDYDLQTTVPGLFAIGEANFSDHGANRLGASALMQGLADGYFVLPSTINDYLARTPLDGTPDASHPAVAEVLAETEDRLNLLLSVDGDRTPDSFHRELGELMWEFCGMARTDEGLRKALDRIPQIREEFWRRIKVPGTGEEFNQSLEKANRIVDYLELAELMCLDALHRAESCGGHFREESQTADGEAERRDDTYAYAAAWEFTATGRAPVLHKEDLVFDYVHPTQRSYA; encoded by the coding sequence ATGAACTCCATCGACTACGCGGCCTTCACGACCGGTGATCCGATCGCCGACACCAAGGCACCCGAAGGACCCATCGCCGAGCGCTGGGACCGCCGCCGCTTCGAGGCCCGGCTGGTCAACCCCGCCAACCGCCGCAAGCACACGGTCATCGTCGTCGGCACCGGCCTCGCCGGCGGAGCCGCCGGCGCGACCCTCGCCGAACAGGGCTACCACGTCGAGCAGTTCTGCTATCAGGACTCGCCCCGCCGGGCCCACTCCATCGCCGCGCAGGGCGGCATCAACGCGGCCAAGAACTACCGCAACGACGGCGACTCGATCCACCGCCTCTTCTACGACACCGTCAAGGGCGGCGACTTCCGGGCGCGCGAGTCCAACGTGCACCGGCTCGCACAGATCTCCGTGGAGATCATCGACCAGTGCGTGGCCCAGGGCGTGCCGTTCGCCCGCGAGTACGGCGGGCTGCTCGACACCCGTTCCTTCGGCGGCGTCCAGGTCTCCCGCACCTTCTACGCCCGCGGCCAGACCGGCCAGCAGTTGCTGCTCGGCGCGTACCAGGCCCTGTCCCGGCAGATCGCCGCGGGCACGGTGAACCTGCACGCCCGCACCGAGATGCTCGATCTGATCGTCATCGACGGACGGGCCCGCGGCATCGTGGCCCGGGACCTGATCACGGGCGAGATCACCAGCCACTTCGCCGACGCGGTGGTCCTCGCCACCGGCGGCTACGGCAACGTCTTCTACCTGTCGACGAACGCCATGAACTCCAACGCCACCGCGGTGTGGCGCGCCCACCGGCGCGGCGCCCTGTTCGCCAACCCCTGCTTCACCCAGATCCATCCCACCTGCATCCCGCGTACCGGCGACCACCAGTCCAAGCTGACGCTGATGAGCGAGTCGCTGCGCAACGACGGCCGGATCTGGGTCCCGAAGGCACGCGGTGACCAGCGGCCGGCGAACGAGATCCCCGAGGACGAGCGGGACTACTACCTGGAGCGGATCTACCCCGCCTTCGGCAACCTCGTCCCGCGCGACATCGCCTCACGGGCCGCGAAGAACGTCTGCGACGAGGGCCGCGGCGTCGGCCCCGGCGGCCAGGGCGTCTACCTCGACTTCGCCGACGCCATCGGCCGTATGGGCCGGGCGAAGGTCGAGGAGAAGTACGGCAACCTCTTCGAGATGTACGAGCGGATCACCGCCGAGAACCCGTACGAGGTCCCCATGCGGATCTACCCTGCCGTGCACTACACGATGGGCGGACTGTGGGTCGACTACGACCTGCAGACCACCGTGCCCGGACTGTTCGCCATCGGCGAGGCCAACTTCTCCGACCACGGCGCCAACCGGCTCGGCGCCTCCGCCCTGATGCAGGGCCTCGCCGACGGCTACTTCGTCCTGCCGTCCACCATCAACGACTATCTGGCGCGCACACCCCTGGACGGTACGCCGGACGCGTCGCACCCCGCGGTCGCCGAGGTGCTCGCCGAGACCGAGGACCGGCTGAACCTGCTGCTCTCCGTGGACGGCGACCGCACCCCCGACTCCTTCCACCGCGAACTCGGTGAGCTGATGTGGGAGTTCTGCGGCATGGCCCGCACCGACGAAGGGCTGCGCAAGGCGCTCGACCGCATCCCGCAGATCCGTGAGGAGTTCTGGCGCCGCATCAAGGTGCCCGGTACCGGAGAAGAGTTCAACCAGTCCCTGGAGAAGGCGAACCGGATCGTCGACTACCTGGAACTCGCCGAGCTGATGTGCCTCGACGCCCTCCACCGCGCCGAATCGTGCGGCGGTCACTTCCGCGAGGAGTCCCAGACCGCCGACGGTGAGGCCGAGCGCAGGGACGACACCTACGCGTACGCCGCGGCCTGGGAGTTCACGGCCACCGGCCGGGCGCCCGTCCTGCACAAGGAAGACCTCGTCTTCGACTACGTCCACCCCACCCAGCGGAGCTACGCATGA